The stretch of DNA gggcgttagagggggcgtggcgctcggctaaaataaacttgcgctgcgtaggaagccaaagaatatgtgtgggaaatctcaaccttctagcttttgtagtttctgagatatcagcgttcatacagacggacagacagacagacggacagacggacagacggacagacggacatggctagatcgactcggctagtgaccctgatcaagaatatatatactttatggggtcggaaacgcttccttctagctgttacatacttttgcacgaatctagtatacccttttactctacgagtaacgggtataaaaagatggtttaaaaataattgggcACTGAAAAGTAACTACTTTTTAatcaatataaattaaataccacacacaaaaaaaaaaaattggtaaaattatccaatataattgtcaaacagtccccagccacaaaaattgtcaattctaccaattaaatagttactttcacaacaacaagtacacacaattagcaaagacacacacccaaagcaaaaaaaaaaaaacacgcaactattttttatagttacgtaactatccgTATAGCTCAATTTTACCAGtcaaatttgtttgtgtgttgtTTCTGgaaatttgtatttgataTTTGACATAATAATTCCATGGCCTTTGTTGGACTTAAAATCTTGACTCAAGCATGCCCAAAATACAATTGGGTAATACAAACACTAgtatcttaaattattttcacctTGAAATAAAggaaagttttttaaagaatggTTCAGATATTTGGCTTTACATGTTTTACAGGAAAGTGCTATCGCCAGTACCGGCAGCACTGACTCTACAAGCTCACACATACCACAAAGCACACGCCAACACAATTACAACCGCCCTCGCACACAGATGGACACATGTGATGTCATTAAAAAGGCATTCATCATGCGGGCGAGAGTTGAGTTGTGGAGAGGCGAGGTGCAGGGCGGAGAAATGCGAAATGAAGTCATGTAGGATGGCTGACTTATCGATAGACCaagttaataattaaaatcgcAAAATGCGTTAAAAGTCTATCAGTTTAATTGGCGTTCGTGGCTACAACTATCAGCAGGCCAGCAGCAGGCGGTGCCAATAAACCACCGGCGATGTCAATGACACTCTGATGAACTGCCGTCAGTATACATAGTATCGGTATCAAGCTCCTGGTCCGGGTCCTTCCTCCTTCTCGAAACCCATTCCGTTTCAGTTGCGAAGCCCAATGCTGACGCAGCATTGATATGCAATTAACAGCATCAAGGGGACGAAGGGCAGGGCAATTGACGCATTGGGATTTATTCTATGGGCGCatgcattttttatgattaaacGATAGTTGGCTGCCTCCTTTTTATTCCCGATGCGCCAGCCGGGGGGCGGATGGAGGTCCTGTCTGCCAGGATATCCCACTGATCCACAGAGCCGAGCCACTGTGCAATAATTGAACAATTGCCAGCTGTCAGTGGGGAAATggtcgaaaaaataaaagagggcGAATGGCCAACGTCGAATGCCAACCGAAAACTTCACAACTGCAGCTGCTTTAACGGATTAAAGTATTACCAGGACATTGGCTATTGAATGGCATTTAATGGGGATTATGCGGACCAAAAAGGAGGAACGTGAATAGCACTTTAGTTAAGCTCGTGGAATGTGGGCaatattggtttttattatttattcattgaTTTTGAACGGTGCTGATTAAATTAGCCGAGATGAAAACACAAGCTTACGTGGGTTTTCGAAAACCAATATTGTTAACATAAAGGGTAAAGCAGTTTATTCAAACGAATACTATTTTTTGGCGGGATAAGAAAGTCGCTACGATCGTGATTTGAAGAAGTAGCAAAACTCtggtgttttaaaaaattttaaaaaaaagagaacaaaacaagagagaacgctatagtcgggttggtgtcccgactatctaatacccgtcactcagctaaaggtgcgagggagatagatatataaattttgattgcttataactttttaatgaatggtccgatttgaaaaatgtcttctacatttcgataggtataaatatacacaacaaaattgcatttatacttctcggaaaactttaaagatgtgggcgcaggacccattttaaaatcgttagtgggcgattgtgggcgttagagagggcgtggcgctcggctaaaataaacttgcgctgcgcaggaagccaaagaatatgtgtgggaaatctcaaccttctagcttttgtagtttctgagatctcagcgttcatacagacagacagacggacagacggacatggctagatcgactcggctagtgcccctgatcaagaatatatatactttatggggtcggaaacgcttccttctagctgttacatacttttgcacgaatctaatatacccttttactctacgagtaacgggtattctTAGTTAATTAGCCGATGTGTTTTTtacagaattttatttataaatctttgtctatttaatgtaattattGTACACTTAttgctttaattttatatttttccttattaAGTATTCAAGCTGTACCTTGTTTTTAAGACTTATGTATATGCAATATGTAATAAACTCGTTCCAGCCCtgaaaaataatgtaaatatttttcacatgtacataattttcattgttttgaAAACTAATTGCATTAAAAGCCTGCTTATTTTATGTTCCGATATTCATCTCTGGTCTTCCATTAAAAGCATATTATAAATCGATTTAATGAAAGCTTACACCAacgaattcattttaatttgatcgcAGTCAGTTGTCAAAATGACATTCGCATGGCTGGTACTTCTGAGTAGCAGCTTCCTTTGGCAAATGGTAAGATTTTAAGTTCAGGTTTGGACTAAACCAAATATATTATCCCGCCAGACAGAGACCGAGTTGGTTTACAGGCTGATCAAAGTCGATTGCGAGGTCAATCAGAAGCGAGTAAGTAATGTCTCTTGCATCGTGAAGCCGGTCAATTGGAATTTAGCGTTGGTGAACATGGATTGCATTTTGACTGTGCCTCTGGTAAAGCCAACTGTAAggcaatttcaaaatttttgacGAGATCCGATATAAGGGTTTTTAACTTACAGATTCGACTTCAAGTTTTTGCAAAGGACTATAGTAACCAGTTCaagccatttttaattgaCGTGTCTTTCGAATTATGCGAGGTGATCGAAAGAAGAAACTTTGTACCCCATGGCGTCATCATCTGGAAGCTGTTTAACCGTTTTACGAATGTTAACCGTAACAATTCCTGCCCTTTTTGGGTAATTCCGCAACTCCGAATTCAGCCTGAGTAACtgcgtttacattttttccgactgcaGGGTCATATGAGCGCCCGGAACGGGTATTTTGACACCAGTCTTGTTCCGCCTTTTCCCCACGGAGTCTACCAAATACGTTTAACGTTCACGGATACCAATTCAACCAAGGAACAATATGTAGCActattaaagtttttccttgaAGTTATGGACCAAAGGAAGAGTAAGAAGCTGCCTACAACGTAATGTGAGCCTAACTTGATAAAGAAAAGAGATTTTTTTTCCATGCGCATGtgctaattatttaattaatgaaaatagtaaaatgttctgccttttgttgttattcaaaataagttaaaaaaatttaacaaaattaaaaaaatggtgGAGTATTTTGTCGATATAATTTTGTAGACTTCTGCTAAAATCAAttagcaccaccaccacacccagaaaaaaaagaacgaaaaaaatcaagaacatttttcttgatttgcgAACAATCcgttctcctttttttgttctcacattttgaACGTTTGTTCTCAAATCTTCCTAATTCAACACCAATATGTTCTAAAAGTGACCCCATTCGTTCAAAGCATGCCAATATTTCGGTCAAATTTTATGACCAAGCGTTTATGAACTGACAACAAACGGGCTTACGCACTTTTTGACCCCGTTTGGGCTTGATTTTCTAACGTTTCGAacggatttttttctgggtgcatTTATCTTAATATGCTTCAAGTCTTTCGTTGAATTAAGCCAGACCCCTGCCTCTTTATAAGGAGATTAAAGCAAAACCTCTCTTACAGGAAGTAGATTTCGTGTTAATTTGCTTTGCTTACATTGTACATGGAAACTAATGAGCGAATGAGCTGATATCCATTTAAGCTTACACAAAAAGCGCATCGCAATCGAGAAGGCCTAGGCAGAGACTAAGTCGTAACCCCCCGAATCTGTGATCTCCGCTTCGCTTCCGATACTCGAAAGCTATTTATGCTAAATGAGCAACATGTCTTAATCGGCTATTCATATGGAAATGCATGGATTATTATTCAATTAGTTACGTTTTCAAAAAGAAGACGAACTAGAATGTGTGTTGGCTCGCAAATACGGAAAAAGCGACGAAACCCAAATGAATCCATGGGATACCTACACACGGCCAAGAAAATAAATGGGCGGGTAAGCAGAGTTGCTTCGCTTCAGTGAATTTTATTAATGAACTGTGGCCAACTGTGGCTGGAAAGTAAGTAACTCGAGAGCCATGGCTATGGCTCAAACATTGGCCACGGGAAACGGGCTGGCGATACACCTGCGACGCGTCGCTCCATGTTCATTATTTGCCCAGGCACCGAAAGACTACGAGTTCGAGTACCAAACACCAGTATTCCCCGCCCCACATGTTCAGGCCACTCTTGTATCTTGTAGTTTGTATCTTGTATCTGTGGCGAAGCATATTGCGAAagccacaacaacagcagccgcaACTTCTACGTAGTAAACGCAAATGGCCATGGGGAAGCAAACTGTAGCTGCTGTTGCCACTCTcattcattcataaaaatccCAAGCGCCAAATCCAGTTTGAGCCATGTATACAAACCAGATTTCACACACATTCGCTCCCCGAATCAAGTTCAGGAGATATTGCACAGTGGATCGAATTGGGTACAGCAGCTTAATGAAGCTGAGGAACTTTGAGtatctatacaaaaaatagttaacatatctaaaaatatttaagatggTTTTCTTTGAAATTAACTGATTCAAGG from Drosophila takahashii strain IR98-3 E-12201 chromosome 2R, DtakHiC1v2, whole genome shotgun sequence encodes:
- the LOC108069771 gene encoding uncharacterized protein; the encoded protein is MTFAWLVLLSSSFLWQMTETELVYRLIKVDCEVNQKRVSNVSCIVKPVNWNLALVNMDCILTVPLVKPTIRLQVFAKDYSNQFKPFLIDVSFELCEVIERRNFVPHGVIIWKLFNRFTNVNRNNSCPFWGHMSARNGYFDTSLVPPFPHGVYQIRLTFTDTNSTKEQYVALLKFFLEVMDQRKSKKLPTT